A portion of the Punica granatum isolate Tunisia-2019 chromosome 7, ASM765513v2, whole genome shotgun sequence genome contains these proteins:
- the LOC116212851 gene encoding uncharacterized protein LOC116212851, producing the protein MEVIIPSRPTMEIDFGSSQSAPYVLSAPSTPKRFGEYYFSAPSSPSRMADFYREFDEFSMSRKGREASSSSVPFSWEEKPGKPKSPKGGKDEQDFEFNFSQDMERASLSAEELFDGGKIRPLKPPSRLQLPDKYKSSSTEVAGRQSPVLSPRSSLWQGKRVITEALTLRRKSKEVDPSKAAMENAKKRKPDQERGRDRASAYSSGTRAARSLSPYRVSSYPWEDEEKEKQQLQKLNNSSKQSSSSLFNPSPSSSKGSGSGSKKWRLKDFLLFRSASEGRATDNDPFRKYAAIFKRQEDIRNSSFRSTTDSPAGSISRRRSGPVSAHELHYTVNKAVSDDLKKRTFLPYKQGILGRLAFNPAVHALANGFGSLYR; encoded by the coding sequence ATGGAAGTGATTATACCGTCGCGTCCGACTATGGAAATCGACTTCGGCAGCAGCCAGTCTGCGCCTTACGTGCTGAGCGCCCCCTCGACCCCGAAAAGGTTCGGGGAGTACTACTTCAGCGCCCCGAGTAGTCCCTCCCGTATGGCTGATTTTTATCGAGAATTCGACGAGTTCTCCATGAGCAGGAAAGGTCGCGAAGCATCTTCTTCCTCCGTTCCTTTCAGTTGGGAAGAGAAGCCGGGAAAGCCTAAGTCACCTAAGGGCGGTAAGGACGAGCAGGACTTTGAGTTCAATTTCTCCCAGGACATGGAGAGGGCTTCTCTGTCCGCCGAGGAGCTCTTTGATGGTGGCAAAATCCGGCCACTGAAGCCTCCCTCAAGGTTGCAACTGCCGGACAAGTACAAGAGTTCATCCACAGAGGTGGCAGGCCGACAGAGCCCGGTTCTTTCACCAAGGTCATCGTTGTGGCAGGGCAAGAGGGTAATCACTGAGGCGCTCACACTGCGAAGGAAGAGCAAGGAGGTCGACCCCTCTAAGGCGGCTATGGAGAATGCCAAGAAGAGGAAGCCTGACCAAGAGCGAGGGCGGGACCGCGCTTCGGCATACAGCTCAGGCACAAGAGCTGCAAGATCGCTCTCTCCATACCGGGTCTCATCCTATCCCTGGGAAGACGAAGAGAAGGAGAAACAACAGCTCCAAAAGCTCAACAACTCCTCGAAGCAGTCATCGTCATCCCTTTTCAATCCATCGCCGTCCTCTTCGAAGGGCTCAGGATCGGGATCAAAGAAATGGAGGCTCAAGGACTTTTTGCTCTTCCGGAGTGCATCTGAGGGCAGGGCAACAGACAATGACCCTTTCAGGAAGTATGCCGCCATATTCAAAAGGCAAGAGGACATCAGGAACTCGAGCTTCCGGTCGACCACAGACAGCCCGGCTGGTTCGATCTCAAGGAGGAGATCAGGTCCTGTCTCAGCCCACGAGCTGCATTACACCGTCAACAAGGCAGTGTCAGACGACCTGAAGAAGAGGACTTTCTTGCCATACAAGCAAGGGATCCTTGGAAGACTTGCCTTCAATCCTGCTGTTCATGCCCTGGCCAACGGATTCGGATCGCTTTACCGTTAA
- the LOC116212820 gene encoding protein MIZU-KUSSEI 1 produces the protein MPPVHSSPYYHMDNPAILSLLSHNPGSGTNTAAPTEKRRKSSSSSSGGLLRMFKLFPMLTTGCKMVALLGRPRKPLLKDNATTGTIFGHRKGRIILAIQEDPHCPPVFVLELPILTAAFHKEMDSDTVRIALESETRTHRKKLLEEFVWAVYCNGRKIGYSIRRKQMSDDEARVMQLLRGVSMGAGMLPCPYSEKEREQSGDGELTYMRARFERVVGSKDSEALYMINPDGAQGPEFSIFFVRVR, from the coding sequence ATGCCGCCGGTGCACTCGAGTCCGTACTACCATATGGACAACCCCGCAATCCTTTCTCTCCTCAGCCACAATCCTGGCTCCGGCACCAATACTGCCGCCCCAACCGAGAAGCGACGGAAGTCATCGTCCTCATCCAGCGGTGGCCTCCTTCGCATGTTCAAGCTATTCCCGATGCTAACCACCGGCTGCAAGATGGTGGCCCTGCTGGGCCGGCCTCGAAAGCCCCTCTTAAAGGATAACGCCACCACGGGGACGATCTTCGGCCATCGGAAGGGCAGGATTATCCTTGCGATCCAGGAGGACCCGCACTGCCCACCCGTGTTTGTGCTCGAGCTCCCGATCCTCACAGCGGCTTTCCACAAGGAGATGGACTCGGACACAGTAAGGATCGCCCTGGAGAGCGAGACCCGGACCCACAGGAAAAAGCTCCTGGAGGAGTTCGTGTGGGCGGTGTACTGCAATGGGAGGAAGATCGGGTATTCGATCCGGAGGAAGCAGATGTCGGACGACGAGGCCCGGGTGATGCAATTGCTCCGTGGGGTCTCGATGGGGGCTGGAATGCTCCCATGCCCATACAGCGAGAAGGAGAGGGAGCAAAGCGGGGACGGGGAGCTCACGTACATGAGGGCACGATTTGAGCGAGTGGTCGGGTCGAAAGACTCCGAGGCGCTCTACATGATCAACCCAGATGGCGCACAGGGGCCCGAGTTCAGTATTTTCTTTGTACGGGTTCGTTAG
- the LOC116214270 gene encoding uncharacterized protein LOC116214270 isoform X2, giving the protein MALAAIATRCCSASASSSSSSSLIIFSPLSRRIISGISTRRPHPTQRRMAASASSVSSSHGEGIQEPAKQERITAPFGSWKSPITADVVSGASKRLGGISVAGDGRLLWVESRPAEAGRAVLVKEPEKPGVEPIDIIPKEYAVRTTCQEYGGGAFSSSGDTVIFSNYKDQRLYKQSIGSRDSSPVPITPDYGGPLVCYADGVSDIRFSRYITVREDRRKDSLNPTTEIVAIGLNDNDSQEPKVLVGGSDFYAYPRMDAKGERIAWIEWSHPNMPWDRSELWVGYISESGDVYKRTCVAGSDPNLVESATEPKWSPRGELFFITDRQNGFWNLYKWIESENKVVPVYLLNAEFARPLWIFGMNSYEFIKSDDHKNLIACSYRQNGRSHIGILDYSQSSMSLLEVPFTDIQDIALGNHFLYIEGASAVLPSSVAKVTLDCEKLKVVDFSVVWSSSPDVLKYKPYFSIPELIEFPTKVPGQNAYAYFYPPSNPIYQAPDGEKPPLLLKSHGGPTAETRGMLNLSTQFWTSRGWAFVDVNYGGSTGYGREFRERLLGRWGIVDVDDCCSCAKFLVESGKVDGDRLCITGGSAGGYTTLAALAFREMFKAGASLYGVADLNMLRAETHKFESRYIDNLVGSDKAYYERSPINFVDKFSCPIILFQGLEDKVVTPDQARKIYHALKEKGLPVVLVEYEGEQHGFRKAENIKFTLEQQMVFFARLIGNFKVADQITPMKIDNFD; this is encoded by the exons ATGGCTTTGGCAGCCATTGCCACTCGCTGCTGCTCCgcttcggcttcttcttcgtcttcttcctctctcatCATCTTCAGCCCCCTGAGCAGACGTATCATCTCCGGGATATCTACAAGACGCCCGCATCCCACCCAGAGGAGGATGGctgcttctgcttcttcagTATCGTCCTCTCACGGTGAAGGAATCCAAGAACCAGCTAAGCAAGAGAGAATCACAGCTCCTTTCGGCTCCTGGAAGTCCCCGATCACCGCCGATGTCGTCTCAGGCGCCTCCAAGCGCCTCGGCGGCATCTCCGTGGCGGGCGATGGCCGCCTACTATGGGTCGAATCCCGCCCCGCTGAAGCCGG ACGGGCGGTTCTGGTGAAAGAACCAGAGAAACCGGGGGTTGAGCCCATTGACATCATCCCGAAGGAATATGCGGTCCGGACAACTTGCCAGGAGTACGGGGGAGGCGCTTTCAGCTCTTCCGGGGATACCGTCATCTTCTCGAATTACAAGGACCAGAGGCTATATAAGCAGTCAATTGGTTCAAGAG ATTCTTCTCCAGTACCGATCACTCCTGACTATGGCGGGCCTCTGGTTTGTTATGCAGATGGCGTTTCTGATATTAGATTTAGCCGCTATATCACTGTCAGGGAAG ACCGACGCAAGGACAGTTTGAATCCAACTACCGAAATTGTAGCAATTGGCCTCAATGATAATGATAGTCAAG AGCCGAAAGTATTAGTCGGGGGCAGCGACTTCTATGCATATCCTCGGATGGACGCGAAGGGTGAAAGGATAGCATGGATTGAGTGGTCTCATCCGAACATGCCATGGGACAGATCCGAGCTCTGGGTTGGATACATCTCAGAAAGCGG AGATGTTTATAAACGTACCTGTGTTGCTGGTTCTGATCCTAATCTTGTGGAGTCTGCAACTGAACCCAAATGGTCCCCTAGAG gggaattattttttattactgACAGACAAAACGGCTTTTGGAACCTCTATAAATGG ATTGAATCCGAGAACAAGGTTGTGCCTGTTTATCTCTTAAATGCTGAGTTTGCAAGACCTTTGTGGATTTTTGGCATGAATTCTTATGAATTTATCAAGAGCGATGACCATAAGAACCTGATTGCTTGCAGCTACAG GCAAAATGGGAGATCACATATTGGGATTCTTGACTACAGTCAGAGCTCGATGTCCTTGCTTGAAGTTCCATTTACAGACATACAAGACATT GCTTTAGGTAACCATTTCCTGTATATTGAGGGAGCATCGGCTGTTCTTCCGTCATCAGTGGCAAAG gtGACACTGGATTGTGAAAAATTGAAAGTCGTTGACTTTTCTGTTGTATGGTCATCGTCCCCAGATGTTTTGAAGTATAAGCCTTATTTCAGCATACCTGAGCTTATTGAATTTCCCACCAAGGTTCCGGGTCAGAATGCCTATGCATACTTTTATCCTCCATCTAATCCTATTTACCAAGCTCCAGATGGAGAGAAGCCCCCATTGTTGCTTAAGAGCCACG GAGGTCCCACAGCTGAGACACGTGGAATGCTGAACCTGAGTACACAGTTCTGGACAAGCCGTGGATGGGCTTTTGTGGATGTAAACTATGGAGGAAGCACCG GATACGGGCGAGAATTTAGAGAGAGGCTCTTGGGGCGCTGGGGGATCGTTGATGTTGACGACTGTTGCAGTTGTGCGAAGTTTCTG GTGGAAAGTGGGAAGGTGGATGGGGATCGGCTCTGTATTACTGGGGGCTCTGCAGGCGGGTACACGACTTTAGCTGCTCTAGCCTTCAGGGAAATGTTCAAGGCCGGAGCATCCCTCTATGGG GTAGCTGACTTGAACATGTTGAGAGCAGAAACCCACAAGTTTGAGTCTCGTTATATCGACAATCTTGTTG GAAGCGACAAGGCCTACTATGAGAGATCGCCTATAAATTTCGTGGATAAGTTTTCTTGCCCCATCATTCTGTTCCAAGGTCTAGAAGACAAG GTGGTCACACCTGATCAAGCTCGTAAGATCTATCATGCCCTCAAGGAGAAGGGCTTGCCAGTTGTCCTCGTGGAGTACGAAGGGGAGCAGCATGGTTTTCGAAAG GCTGAAAACATCAAGTTCACGTTGGAGCAGCAAATGGTATTCTTCGCACGTCTTATTGGAAATTTCAAGGTTGCTGACCAGATCACACCGATGAAAATCGATAACTTCGACTAA
- the LOC116214270 gene encoding uncharacterized protein LOC116214270 isoform X1 yields the protein MALAAIATRCCSASASSSSSSSLIIFSPLSRRIISGISTRRPHPTQRRMAASASSVSSSHGEGIQEPAKQERITAPFGSWKSPITADVVSGASKRLGGISVAGDGRLLWVESRPAEAGRAVLVKEPEKPGVEPIDIIPKEYAVRTTCQEYGGGAFSSSGDTVIFSNYKDQRLYKQSIGSRDSSPVPITPDYGGPLVCYADGVSDIRFSRYITVREDRRKDSLNPTTEIVAIGLNDNDSQAYKSEPKVLVGGSDFYAYPRMDAKGERIAWIEWSHPNMPWDRSELWVGYISESGDVYKRTCVAGSDPNLVESATEPKWSPRGELFFITDRQNGFWNLYKWIESENKVVPVYLLNAEFARPLWIFGMNSYEFIKSDDHKNLIACSYRQNGRSHIGILDYSQSSMSLLEVPFTDIQDIALGNHFLYIEGASAVLPSSVAKVTLDCEKLKVVDFSVVWSSSPDVLKYKPYFSIPELIEFPTKVPGQNAYAYFYPPSNPIYQAPDGEKPPLLLKSHGGPTAETRGMLNLSTQFWTSRGWAFVDVNYGGSTGYGREFRERLLGRWGIVDVDDCCSCAKFLVESGKVDGDRLCITGGSAGGYTTLAALAFREMFKAGASLYGVADLNMLRAETHKFESRYIDNLVGSDKAYYERSPINFVDKFSCPIILFQGLEDKVVTPDQARKIYHALKEKGLPVVLVEYEGEQHGFRKAENIKFTLEQQMVFFARLIGNFKVADQITPMKIDNFD from the exons ATGGCTTTGGCAGCCATTGCCACTCGCTGCTGCTCCgcttcggcttcttcttcgtcttcttcctctctcatCATCTTCAGCCCCCTGAGCAGACGTATCATCTCCGGGATATCTACAAGACGCCCGCATCCCACCCAGAGGAGGATGGctgcttctgcttcttcagTATCGTCCTCTCACGGTGAAGGAATCCAAGAACCAGCTAAGCAAGAGAGAATCACAGCTCCTTTCGGCTCCTGGAAGTCCCCGATCACCGCCGATGTCGTCTCAGGCGCCTCCAAGCGCCTCGGCGGCATCTCCGTGGCGGGCGATGGCCGCCTACTATGGGTCGAATCCCGCCCCGCTGAAGCCGG ACGGGCGGTTCTGGTGAAAGAACCAGAGAAACCGGGGGTTGAGCCCATTGACATCATCCCGAAGGAATATGCGGTCCGGACAACTTGCCAGGAGTACGGGGGAGGCGCTTTCAGCTCTTCCGGGGATACCGTCATCTTCTCGAATTACAAGGACCAGAGGCTATATAAGCAGTCAATTGGTTCAAGAG ATTCTTCTCCAGTACCGATCACTCCTGACTATGGCGGGCCTCTGGTTTGTTATGCAGATGGCGTTTCTGATATTAGATTTAGCCGCTATATCACTGTCAGGGAAG ACCGACGCAAGGACAGTTTGAATCCAACTACCGAAATTGTAGCAATTGGCCTCAATGATAATGATAGTCAAG CATATAAATCAGAGCCGAAAGTATTAGTCGGGGGCAGCGACTTCTATGCATATCCTCGGATGGACGCGAAGGGTGAAAGGATAGCATGGATTGAGTGGTCTCATCCGAACATGCCATGGGACAGATCCGAGCTCTGGGTTGGATACATCTCAGAAAGCGG AGATGTTTATAAACGTACCTGTGTTGCTGGTTCTGATCCTAATCTTGTGGAGTCTGCAACTGAACCCAAATGGTCCCCTAGAG gggaattattttttattactgACAGACAAAACGGCTTTTGGAACCTCTATAAATGG ATTGAATCCGAGAACAAGGTTGTGCCTGTTTATCTCTTAAATGCTGAGTTTGCAAGACCTTTGTGGATTTTTGGCATGAATTCTTATGAATTTATCAAGAGCGATGACCATAAGAACCTGATTGCTTGCAGCTACAG GCAAAATGGGAGATCACATATTGGGATTCTTGACTACAGTCAGAGCTCGATGTCCTTGCTTGAAGTTCCATTTACAGACATACAAGACATT GCTTTAGGTAACCATTTCCTGTATATTGAGGGAGCATCGGCTGTTCTTCCGTCATCAGTGGCAAAG gtGACACTGGATTGTGAAAAATTGAAAGTCGTTGACTTTTCTGTTGTATGGTCATCGTCCCCAGATGTTTTGAAGTATAAGCCTTATTTCAGCATACCTGAGCTTATTGAATTTCCCACCAAGGTTCCGGGTCAGAATGCCTATGCATACTTTTATCCTCCATCTAATCCTATTTACCAAGCTCCAGATGGAGAGAAGCCCCCATTGTTGCTTAAGAGCCACG GAGGTCCCACAGCTGAGACACGTGGAATGCTGAACCTGAGTACACAGTTCTGGACAAGCCGTGGATGGGCTTTTGTGGATGTAAACTATGGAGGAAGCACCG GATACGGGCGAGAATTTAGAGAGAGGCTCTTGGGGCGCTGGGGGATCGTTGATGTTGACGACTGTTGCAGTTGTGCGAAGTTTCTG GTGGAAAGTGGGAAGGTGGATGGGGATCGGCTCTGTATTACTGGGGGCTCTGCAGGCGGGTACACGACTTTAGCTGCTCTAGCCTTCAGGGAAATGTTCAAGGCCGGAGCATCCCTCTATGGG GTAGCTGACTTGAACATGTTGAGAGCAGAAACCCACAAGTTTGAGTCTCGTTATATCGACAATCTTGTTG GAAGCGACAAGGCCTACTATGAGAGATCGCCTATAAATTTCGTGGATAAGTTTTCTTGCCCCATCATTCTGTTCCAAGGTCTAGAAGACAAG GTGGTCACACCTGATCAAGCTCGTAAGATCTATCATGCCCTCAAGGAGAAGGGCTTGCCAGTTGTCCTCGTGGAGTACGAAGGGGAGCAGCATGGTTTTCGAAAG GCTGAAAACATCAAGTTCACGTTGGAGCAGCAAATGGTATTCTTCGCACGTCTTATTGGAAATTTCAAGGTTGCTGACCAGATCACACCGATGAAAATCGATAACTTCGACTAA